The Pogona vitticeps strain Pit_001003342236 chromosome 3, PviZW2.1, whole genome shotgun sequence genome includes a window with the following:
- the PRPS2 gene encoding ribose-phosphate pyrophosphokinase 2 isoform X3, with the protein MNAAVIQEWTDVEIGESVRGEDVYIIQSGCGEINDNLMELLIMINACKIASSSRVTAVIPCFPYARQDKKDKDRGRWSRAPISAKLVANMLSVAGADHIITMDLHASQIQGFFDIPVDNLYAEPAVLQWIKENIPDWRNCVIVSPDAGGAKRVTSIADRLNVEFALIHKERKKANEVDRMVLVGDVTDRVAILVDDMADTCGTICHAADKLVSAGATKVYAILTHGIFSGPAISRINNAAFEAVVVTNTIPQEEKMKHCPKIQVIDISMILAEAIRRTHNGESVSYLFSHVPL; encoded by the exons CGTAGAGATCGGTGAAAGCGTAAGAGGGGAAGATGTATACATTATCCAGAGTGGTTGCGGAGAAATAAATGACAACTTGATGGAGCTTCTCATCATGATCAATGCTTGCAAGATCGCATCATCCTCCCGAGTTACTGCAGTAATTCCATGTTTTCCTTACGCTAGGCAAGATAAGAAGGACAAG GACCGAGGTAGATGG AGCCGAGCCCCTATTTCTGCAAAGCTTGTTGCCAACATGTTATCAGTTGCTGGAGCAGACCACATTATCACCATGGATTTGCATGCATCCCAGATACAG GGCTTCTTTGATATCCCAGTGGACAACCTGTATGCAGAACCAGCTGTGTTGCAGTGGATCAAAGAAAATATCCCAGACTGGAGGAACTGTGTCATTGTCTCACCTGATGCAGGTGGAGCGAAAAG GGTCACCTCGATTGCAGACAGACTTAATGTTGAATTTGCCCTGATccacaaagaaaggaagaaagccaACGAGGTGGATCGCATGGTCTTGGTTGGGGATGTGACGGATCGCGTTGCAATACTTGTGGATGATATGGCAGACACTTGTGGTACCATATGCCATGCAGCAGACAA GCTAGTGTCTGCAGGAGCGACTAAAGTTTATGCTATTCTTACTCATGGGATCTTCTCCGGCCCTGCTATTTCTCGGATCAATAATGCTGCCTTCGAAGCGGTAGTTGTAACTAACACAATCCCTcaggaagagaaaatgaaacactGCCCCAAGATTCAG gttattgatatttctatGATTCTGGCTGAGGCAATTAGAAGAACACACAACGGCGAATCCGTGTCTTACCTGTTCAGCCATGTCCCATTATAA